In the genome of bacterium, one region contains:
- a CDS encoding tetratricopeptide repeat protein, with protein MVYQAKPILSAATKHLSAIFTEKAYWSLLFVGIAPLTLFSSVLVNAEGPCRRAVKLVQRIEQSEGRLGTAERDLYKEAIELCPEMPEIRYNFAQYLSAQDEHDQAQEEFRKAIEIENKVEFLLGLARSLLTENKNSEAKLQYEKVIEKDKLNPSALQGLAIISERTGDRDRAISQFSKAIAVEPKSAEPHFNLGVLYEKKGMNDEALFMYQKAISLSNEKHLDALFRAGLLYLNQSKSLAAIKNLERAAHLDSEDSRYPRALGVAYQRAGKLQKAELAFRKALALDVSDRVTKVNLAKVLLQTNKPAKIIELYEDTVVDIDKTPLSSDELYVKAIAQWKVGNPTAAEQLLMTAHNTNPSNLEVIEALISLFSELGKREQREHFETLSLKLSTE; from the coding sequence ATGGTCTATCAAGCCAAACCGATTCTGTCTGCTGCTACAAAGCATCTCTCGGCTATATTCACAGAAAAAGCATATTGGTCACTACTGTTCGTGGGAATCGCACCTTTGACTCTATTCTCTTCGGTACTTGTGAACGCCGAAGGACCATGCCGCCGCGCGGTAAAGCTCGTACAACGAATTGAGCAATCGGAGGGTCGTCTCGGCACTGCGGAACGCGACCTTTACAAAGAAGCCATAGAGTTATGTCCTGAAATGCCTGAAATCAGGTATAACTTTGCGCAGTACTTGTCAGCCCAGGATGAGCATGATCAAGCTCAAGAAGAATTTCGAAAAGCGATAGAAATTGAAAACAAAGTAGAGTTTCTTCTTGGCTTAGCGCGGAGCTTACTCACCGAAAATAAAAATTCAGAAGCCAAGCTTCAGTATGAGAAGGTGATAGAAAAAGATAAGCTGAACCCTTCAGCACTCCAAGGTCTTGCCATAATTTCGGAACGTACGGGAGATCGCGACCGAGCAATATCTCAGTTTTCCAAAGCAATTGCGGTTGAGCCGAAAAGTGCTGAACCACATTTCAATCTTGGAGTTCTCTACGAGAAAAAAGGGATGAATGATGAAGCTTTGTTTATGTACCAAAAAGCCATCTCGTTGAGTAACGAGAAACACCTTGATGCCTTATTTCGAGCAGGACTCTTATACCTCAATCAGAGCAAATCTCTCGCAGCTATTAAAAACCTTGAACGTGCCGCACATCTTGATTCCGAAGATTCAAGGTATCCCCGGGCTCTCGGAGTGGCCTATCAGCGAGCGGGAAAACTTCAAAAGGCAGAGTTGGCCTTTCGTAAAGCTCTCGCACTCGACGTTTCAGACCGAGTGACAAAAGTAAACCTAGCAAAAGTACTCCTTCAAACGAATAAACCAGCTAAAATCATTGAACTTTATGAAGATACTGTTGTCGATATCGATAAAACACCACTCTCATCAGATGAGCTCTATGTAAAGGCAATTGCTCAATGGAAAGTCGGTAATCCAACTGCAGCAGAACAATTGCTTATGACCGCTCATAACACGAACCCCTCAAACCTCGAAGTAATCGAAGCTTTAATTTCGCTATTCTCAGAGCTAGGAAAGAGGGAGCAGCGAGAGCACTTCGAAACTTTATCTCTAAAGCTCAGCACCGAATAA
- the lysS gene encoding lysine--tRNA ligase produces the protein MGTRSEQELVRLEKLRALREDGFIYPNDTKPTASSSELAQGSYMEGEEGPRFTICGRIVQMRQMGKASFCHLLDSEGKIQTYIRKDDIGEAEYSRFKNYDVGDIIEVSGFLFTTRTGEKTLHAETVRLLSKCLIPLPEKWHGLTDVEARYRHRYVDLIANPEVREVFRKRAQIIRLVRHFLDRHDYLEVETPTLTYSSTGAEARPFNTHYNALNADMRLRVALELPLKKLVVGGLERVYEISKVFRNEGLSKKHNPEFTMLEFYGSYLTFEDQLQFVEEMVCELVQEMNGNLDLPYGDHQISFQRPWKIISMTESLYEYADVPRSEDIENLDVLHQIAANRQVELPEPEDWGRCLEELWGELVEPKLINPTFITHHPFSISPLARKTPGHPSVVDRFELIISGMEISNAFSELNDPLDQRERFEAQAARRAAGKEDANDIDHDFLRALEYGMPPTGGVGIGIDRLIMLLTNSPTIRDVLLFPQLRPLEEE, from the coding sequence ATGGGGACCCGTTCAGAACAAGAACTCGTTCGCCTTGAAAAGCTGCGTGCCCTCCGTGAAGACGGATTCATTTATCCCAACGATACGAAACCCACTGCCTCCTCGTCAGAACTCGCCCAAGGCTCATATATGGAAGGGGAAGAAGGCCCTCGATTCACCATTTGTGGTCGAATTGTTCAGATGCGACAAATGGGGAAAGCCTCCTTTTGCCATCTGCTAGACTCCGAGGGGAAGATTCAAACCTACATTCGTAAGGATGATATAGGAGAGGCAGAGTACTCGCGCTTCAAAAACTATGATGTAGGGGACATCATAGAGGTCTCTGGATTTCTTTTTACAACAAGAACCGGGGAGAAGACGCTACATGCCGAGACTGTTCGTCTGCTTTCAAAGTGCTTAATTCCCCTCCCAGAAAAGTGGCATGGCCTTACCGACGTCGAAGCCCGCTATCGTCATCGCTACGTAGACCTCATTGCAAATCCAGAGGTGAGAGAAGTATTCCGAAAGCGTGCGCAAATTATTCGCCTGGTGCGCCACTTCCTAGATCGTCATGATTACCTCGAAGTTGAAACACCGACTCTTACGTACTCATCCACTGGTGCAGAGGCTCGTCCCTTTAATACTCACTATAATGCTCTGAATGCAGATATGCGTCTTCGTGTTGCGCTTGAGTTGCCTCTTAAGAAACTCGTAGTGGGAGGGCTGGAGCGAGTCTATGAAATTAGCAAAGTATTCCGAAATGAAGGCTTATCCAAGAAACACAATCCTGAGTTTACGATGCTTGAGTTTTACGGCTCATATCTTACCTTTGAAGATCAACTTCAATTTGTTGAAGAAATGGTGTGTGAACTCGTTCAAGAGATGAATGGCAACCTCGATCTCCCATATGGCGACCACCAGATCTCCTTCCAACGACCATGGAAGATAATCTCAATGACCGAATCGCTCTATGAGTATGCTGATGTGCCAAGAAGTGAGGATATAGAAAATCTTGATGTCCTCCATCAGATTGCAGCAAACCGTCAAGTCGAACTCCCAGAACCGGAGGACTGGGGTCGATGTCTTGAAGAGCTATGGGGGGAGCTTGTCGAACCGAAGCTTATCAATCCAACATTCATCACCCATCATCCGTTCTCAATCTCTCCTCTTGCGAGGAAAACTCCAGGGCATCCATCAGTCGTGGATCGTTTTGAATTGATTATATCTGGCATGGAAATCAGCAATGCATTCTCGGAGCTCAATGACCCCCTTGATCAAAGAGAACGGTTTGAGGCACAAGCTGCAAGAAGGGCTGCAGGAAAGGAGGATGCAAACGATATAGATCATGATTTCCTTAGGGCGCTTGAGTATGGCATGCCTCCAACGGGAGGAGTAGGTATCGGAATTGACCGGCTCATTATGTTACTCACGAATAGCCCCACGATTAGAGACGTCCTTCTCTTTCCACAGTTACGACCTTTAGAGGAGGAATAA
- a CDS encoding HlyC/CorC family transporter, with protein MDPTIFLVFAVLLTISVSAFCSVMEASLYAVPLSYVKTLEEQGVRAGKILSRFKTDIGRPITAILILNTVANTGGASLAGWAGGAVLSETGAIVFSVLFVVGILYFSEIIPKTIGVTYARQMSRVFAVPLDFLVRIMAPLISLSQFINRRLQGDDATVRVSEEEVRALATIGAEEGSLERFEGSIITNVLALDDLLVRDILTPRVVVFRLDETMRVEDVRQEIDEWNFSRVPLYQEEKPDDLHAYVTQRDIYRELLAGNNDITLSSISRPLETVPELLRVDTLLLRMFEKKEHILAVVDEHGSLAGIVTLEDIIEEIVGREIVDEYDSVSDLRTFARVLSFMKSRRRKEPFNK; from the coding sequence ATGGATCCAACAATTTTTCTCGTCTTCGCTGTCCTGCTGACCATATCGGTCTCCGCCTTCTGCTCTGTGATGGAAGCCTCACTCTATGCTGTGCCCCTCTCATACGTCAAAACACTCGAAGAGCAGGGAGTGCGAGCAGGGAAAATTCTCAGTCGGTTCAAGACCGATATCGGAAGGCCGATAACGGCTATTCTGATTCTGAACACCGTTGCAAATACAGGTGGTGCGTCTCTTGCTGGGTGGGCTGGTGGCGCTGTTTTATCTGAAACAGGTGCCATTGTCTTCTCAGTTCTCTTTGTTGTGGGAATACTTTACTTCAGCGAGATTATTCCGAAGACCATCGGTGTTACCTACGCACGGCAGATGAGTCGCGTATTCGCCGTGCCACTGGATTTTCTTGTTCGGATAATGGCACCATTAATATCTCTTTCACAATTCATCAACCGTCGACTACAGGGGGACGACGCTACTGTCCGCGTATCCGAAGAAGAGGTGAGGGCGCTTGCCACGATTGGAGCCGAAGAAGGGTCTTTAGAGCGATTTGAAGGCTCAATTATCACCAATGTGCTGGCGCTCGATGACCTGCTTGTTCGAGATATCCTTACTCCAAGGGTTGTTGTCTTTCGTCTCGATGAAACGATGCGCGTGGAAGATGTCCGTCAGGAGATTGATGAATGGAATTTTTCACGCGTCCCGCTGTATCAAGAGGAAAAACCTGATGATCTTCATGCTTACGTAACTCAGCGTGATATTTATCGTGAACTCCTCGCTGGAAATAATGATATAACCCTCAGTTCAATTTCTCGTCCCTTGGAAACCGTCCCTGAACTGTTGCGGGTGGATACACTGCTGTTGAGAATGTTCGAGAAGAAAGAGCACATACTTGCTGTAGTGGATGAACATGGAAGTCTCGCAGGAATTGTGACATTAGAGGACATTATTGAAGAGATCGTAGGTCGTGAAATAGTTGATGAATATGATTCTGTGAGTGACCTGCGTACATTCGCACGAGTGCTGAGTTTCATGAAATCTCGGCGTAGGAAAGAGCCCTTCAATAAATAA
- a CDS encoding SDR family oxidoreductase, with translation MPHLDQSYTWLVTGGAGFIGSHLVENLLRLDQRVRVLDNFSTGKRENLDEACSLVSPDQSKELELVVGDIQDESLLHSAIADVDYVLHQAALGSVPRSFHSPLATNSSNVTGFLTLLEAARQESEKNGRIKSFVYASSSAVYGDHPALPKSEGVIGNALSPYAASKRADELYAQAFSSVIRFPITGLRYFNVFGPRQDPEGAYAAVIPRWTSSLIHGQECVINGDGETSRDFCFVSNVVLANLLSALSHRHPETQQHASKTPAVYNVAAGARTDLLQLYSEIKDAVEQLTGTSLDLAPRHAEFRAGDVRHSLADISKIQSELGFRVQTHLKEGIEQTVKWFYSSSLPQDPSAT, from the coding sequence ATACCACATCTTGATCAATCATACACTTGGCTGGTAACGGGGGGAGCTGGATTTATTGGCTCTCACCTCGTTGAAAACCTCTTGCGCTTAGATCAGCGAGTACGGGTTCTTGATAATTTTTCTACCGGCAAAAGGGAGAACCTCGACGAAGCCTGTTCTCTCGTTTCTCCAGACCAAAGCAAGGAGCTAGAGCTCGTAGTAGGCGATATTCAAGATGAATCCCTCCTTCATAGTGCCATTGCGGACGTTGACTATGTTCTTCATCAAGCGGCGCTTGGATCCGTGCCGCGCTCATTTCATTCGCCGCTCGCGACAAACTCATCGAACGTAACAGGATTTTTAACGCTGCTTGAAGCAGCTCGTCAGGAGTCCGAGAAAAATGGTCGGATCAAGAGCTTTGTATACGCTTCCTCCAGTGCCGTTTATGGTGATCATCCAGCCTTACCAAAGAGTGAGGGTGTAATTGGAAATGCTCTATCGCCTTATGCTGCGTCAAAGCGTGCGGATGAACTCTATGCCCAAGCGTTCAGCTCAGTAATTCGTTTTCCAATCACTGGATTACGCTACTTCAATGTTTTTGGCCCTCGACAAGATCCTGAGGGAGCTTATGCTGCAGTCATTCCGCGATGGACCAGTTCTCTGATTCATGGTCAAGAGTGCGTGATTAATGGTGATGGCGAGACTTCACGAGACTTTTGCTTTGTGTCCAACGTTGTTCTTGCTAACCTCCTCTCAGCCTTAAGCCACCGGCATCCTGAAACGCAACAGCATGCAAGCAAAACTCCAGCCGTATATAACGTCGCAGCCGGTGCTCGAACCGACCTTCTTCAGCTCTATTCAGAGATTAAAGATGCTGTTGAGCAGCTTACAGGCACTTCTCTTGATTTGGCTCCACGACATGCAGAGTTCAGAGCAGGCGACGTAAGGCATTCGTTAGCAGACATTTCAAAGATTCAGAGCGAACTCGGCTTTCGTGTCCAAACTCACTTGAAAGAGGGAATCGAGCAAACGGTGAAGTGGTTTTATTCGTCATCTTTACCGCAGGACCCAAGCGCGACCTAA
- a CDS encoding pyridoxal phosphate-dependent aminotransferase, translating into MENHLKQYTFLICFLDNNPQVSKAGGAILNAQVADEGMNAGSRALSNMRAWCTVAQESGNTLFDLSMINPDLSPAREMLDRFIEASLKPNSHKYTTARGLKKLREAFADKYLDSFHVELRPELEVCVTLGTKDATLQVLSIARQEGRTLLLPTPTYPAMLSAADLIGDYDVQFYQAENVNQLSSSLENAFRENPGGIALLNLPGNPIGLCPSERELHLIVQAARRYGYLLLNDFVYGEMGFEASPTSLLKCCNGDYQGILEVYSMSKAYAIPGWRVAGLVGCQEVIQKVALRKSDTDYGTFIPIQVGATAGLRASASFLSDSVSRYAERAELVSSKLLSFGCSIQPPEAGASVWARLPESYSGNAEKFVKQLILEQGVVILPGIVFGDSYSSYFRISLVQPQLVLSECLDRIGAILKSSEQECIDS; encoded by the coding sequence GTGGAGAATCATCTCAAGCAGTATACTTTTTTAATCTGTTTTCTCGATAACAATCCACAAGTTTCCAAAGCAGGGGGAGCGATATTGAATGCTCAGGTGGCAGATGAAGGCATGAATGCCGGCAGCAGAGCGCTTTCTAACATGAGAGCTTGGTGCACTGTGGCTCAAGAATCTGGCAACACCCTGTTTGATCTCTCGATGATCAATCCGGACCTTTCGCCCGCCCGAGAGATGCTAGACAGATTCATCGAGGCATCACTAAAGCCGAATTCTCATAAGTATACTACGGCACGAGGACTCAAGAAGCTTCGGGAGGCTTTTGCCGATAAGTATCTCGATAGTTTTCATGTAGAACTTCGTCCAGAGTTAGAAGTATGTGTAACGCTGGGAACCAAGGATGCAACACTCCAGGTTCTGTCGATTGCCCGGCAAGAGGGGAGAACCTTACTGCTTCCAACCCCCACCTATCCAGCAATGCTTTCAGCTGCGGATCTGATTGGTGACTATGATGTACAGTTTTATCAAGCGGAAAACGTTAATCAACTGAGCAGCTCTCTGGAAAACGCATTTAGAGAGAATCCTGGGGGCATCGCACTTCTTAATCTACCAGGCAATCCGATTGGCCTCTGTCCTTCCGAGAGGGAACTACACCTTATCGTGCAGGCAGCTCGCAGGTATGGGTATCTCCTACTGAATGACTTTGTTTACGGTGAAATGGGCTTCGAGGCCTCACCTACCAGTCTTCTCAAGTGCTGCAATGGAGATTATCAGGGAATTCTCGAGGTCTATAGCATGTCAAAGGCCTATGCGATTCCAGGATGGAGGGTCGCTGGACTGGTTGGCTGTCAGGAGGTAATTCAGAAAGTGGCTCTTCGAAAGTCCGATACAGACTATGGAACTTTCATACCTATCCAAGTAGGTGCAACCGCTGGTCTGCGGGCATCGGCTTCCTTTTTGTCCGACTCAGTATCACGATATGCCGAAAGGGCAGAGCTGGTCAGTAGCAAACTTCTCTCCTTTGGCTGTTCGATTCAGCCCCCAGAGGCAGGGGCGTCAGTGTGGGCAAGACTCCCAGAATCATACAGTGGAAATGCGGAGAAATTTGTCAAACAACTCATCCTTGAGCAGGGGGTAGTGATACTCCCAGGGATTGTATTCGGAGATTCATATAGCAGCTATTTCCGAATATCTCTCGTTCAACCGCAACTCGTTCTCTCAGAATGTCTGGATCGGATTGGTGCAATATTAAAGAGTTCAGAGCAAGAGTGTATTGATAGTTAG
- a CDS encoding dephospho-CoA kinase — protein sequence MKEEFLSNSANFPTTSVTRRIFALTGGIACGKSTVLKKLAEKGWLTLSADVLARKVVEPGSRGLQMIEEEFGEAFVKSDGSLDREKLGRHVFENPTARKHLESILHPFIREQAKHEIEVKCKESPGVPLVYEIPLFFESTMDYPEISKVIVVYTPESLSLERLLARSDLTSVEARQRIAAQMDIEEKKVRADYVIDNSGTMSELESHVQQFHENCFETD from the coding sequence TTGAAGGAAGAATTTTTGTCTAATAGTGCTAATTTCCCCACAACCTCCGTCACAAGACGTATCTTCGCCCTCACGGGAGGCATTGCCTGTGGTAAATCGACCGTGCTGAAGAAGTTAGCTGAAAAGGGCTGGTTGACCCTGAGTGCTGATGTTCTTGCTAGAAAAGTCGTCGAGCCAGGCTCGCGAGGTCTCCAGATGATTGAAGAGGAGTTTGGAGAAGCGTTTGTGAAATCTGATGGGTCTCTGGATCGGGAAAAGCTGGGAAGGCACGTTTTTGAGAATCCCACAGCGCGGAAACATCTTGAGTCAATACTTCATCCTTTTATTCGAGAGCAGGCCAAGCATGAGATTGAGGTCAAATGCAAAGAATCTCCTGGGGTTCCTCTCGTATATGAGATTCCGCTCTTTTTCGAGTCTACGATGGACTATCCAGAGATTTCAAAAGTCATCGTGGTTTACACGCCTGAATCGCTTTCCCTGGAACGACTCTTGGCTCGAAGTGACCTTACGAGTGTAGAGGCGAGACAACGCATCGCTGCACAGATGGACATAGAGGAAAAGAAAGTGCGTGCTGACTATGTAATTGACAATTCGGGCACCATGTCCGAGCTCGAATCTCATGTACAGCAGTTTCATGAAAATTGTTTCGAGACAGATTAG